The following proteins come from a genomic window of Brevibacillus antibioticus:
- a CDS encoding carbohydrate ABC transporter permease — MLRKITTVGMYGLAVLWLFPLLWAVWTSFRPRELATSWSFSTDFTLDNFAKVWDAAPFDQYYINTFLIVTGILVAQMITATLAAYAFAKLQFWGKDVLFVLFLVQLMVPADILIFPNYNVLRDLSLLDTKIGIMLPYFASAFGVFLLRQTFKTIPHELEEAARMEGCSWFQILWRVYVPLAKPTYIAFGLVSVSYHWNNFMWPLIITNSVENRPLTVGLAIFAQSFETGAQWAEVSAATVMVIFPLLLAFLLFQRQFINSFIHSGVK, encoded by the coding sequence ATGCTTCGCAAAATCACAACGGTTGGAATGTACGGCTTGGCCGTTCTCTGGTTGTTTCCTTTGCTCTGGGCGGTCTGGACTTCCTTTCGCCCGAGGGAGCTGGCGACTTCGTGGTCGTTCAGTACAGATTTTACACTCGATAACTTTGCGAAGGTGTGGGATGCAGCGCCCTTTGACCAGTACTACATCAATACCTTTTTGATCGTGACCGGTATTTTGGTGGCGCAAATGATCACGGCTACACTGGCAGCCTATGCCTTTGCGAAGCTGCAATTTTGGGGAAAGGACGTGCTGTTTGTCCTGTTCCTGGTCCAGCTCATGGTTCCAGCGGATATCTTAATTTTCCCCAACTATAACGTCCTGCGTGACTTGTCTTTGCTGGATACCAAAATCGGCATTATGCTACCGTATTTCGCTTCTGCCTTCGGGGTCTTTTTGTTGCGACAAACCTTCAAGACAATCCCGCACGAGCTGGAGGAGGCGGCACGGATGGAAGGCTGCTCCTGGTTCCAGATTCTGTGGCGGGTGTACGTTCCGTTAGCGAAGCCGACCTACATTGCGTTTGGCTTGGTCTCGGTCAGCTATCATTGGAACAACTTCATGTGGCCGCTGATTATTACGAATTCCGTAGAAAATCGCCCGTTGACGGTCGGTCTGGCGATTTTTGCCCAATCGTTTGAGACAGGGGCGCAGTGGGCCGAGGTAAGTGCAGCGACGGTCATGGTGATTTTTCCGTTATTGCTGGCATTTTTGTTGTTCCAGCGGCAGTTTATCAACAGCTTCATCCACTCCGGCGTGAAATAA
- a CDS encoding sugar phosphate isomerase/epimerase family protein: protein MRDKSSFSVSTYALFDLSLRDAIVQLLHHDWKAIEIMCEENHADLLDWSWEQLRELKQQGNERGITWSIHAPISGCNLAADSGPTRGQTLDTMKRCLEIASFLDCTHVVMHAGEVEDRLVEGERARGVENVSQALHLLTTELSAEGRTILTVENVPPYPKVLGWNVEDLVRICQNVDSSRVRIVYDVGHAHLIRPGYAIDALQEVLPYLSALHLSDNFGKLDDHLAVGDGTIPFASILSLLKDNGFAGHWVVETKQLGCAEVSVERLLRAGGE from the coding sequence ATGAGAGACAAAAGCTCGTTTTCCGTATCCACCTATGCATTATTTGATCTGTCCTTGCGTGATGCTATTGTTCAGCTTTTGCACCATGATTGGAAGGCCATCGAGATTATGTGTGAAGAGAATCATGCCGACCTCTTGGACTGGTCCTGGGAGCAGCTGAGAGAGTTGAAGCAGCAGGGAAACGAGAGAGGGATTACCTGGTCGATTCACGCGCCGATTAGTGGCTGCAATCTGGCGGCGGACTCAGGACCAACCCGGGGGCAAACGTTGGACACGATGAAGCGCTGCCTGGAGATTGCCAGCTTTCTTGACTGCACACACGTCGTGATGCATGCGGGGGAAGTAGAAGACCGCCTCGTGGAAGGCGAGCGTGCCAGAGGTGTGGAAAATGTGAGTCAGGCACTCCACTTGTTGACCACCGAGCTGTCCGCAGAGGGCAGAACCATACTGACGGTCGAGAATGTTCCCCCTTATCCAAAAGTGCTCGGGTGGAACGTCGAGGATCTCGTGCGTATATGCCAGAATGTCGATTCGTCTCGCGTGCGGATCGTGTACGACGTAGGCCATGCCCATTTGATTCGTCCGGGATATGCAATCGATGCATTGCAGGAGGTGCTTCCTTATTTGTCCGCTCTTCACCTGAGTGATAACTTTGGCAAGCTCGACGATCATTTGGCAGTGGGTGACGGAACGATTCCGTTCGCATCGATCCTGTCACTTTTAAAAGACAACGGATTCGCAGGTCATTGGGTCGTGGAGACTAAGCAGCTTGGCTGCGCTGAGGTAAGTGTGGAACGGCTACTGAGGGCAGGAGGCGAATAA
- a CDS encoding glycerol-3-phosphate responsive antiterminator, which translates to MDMQTILKTNPIIAATEQDRLGEAMASRACAILLMYGKLTKLMEEAETIRQSSKPIFLHTDLMNGLSNDKEAFRFLSTYLQPTGIVTTKGPMIRAAKKEGMLTIQRVFLIDSTSLTTTIKNVLENQPDAIEIMPGIAPSIISYMKEHLSQPIILGGLIWNMEQVNEALKGGADAVSLSKSEMWNHMTV; encoded by the coding sequence ATGGACATGCAAACGATTTTGAAAACGAACCCGATTATTGCGGCAACCGAACAGGATCGCTTGGGAGAGGCGATGGCGTCCCGAGCCTGCGCGATCCTTTTGATGTACGGAAAGCTGACCAAGCTGATGGAGGAAGCCGAAACCATTCGTCAGTCGAGCAAGCCGATTTTTTTGCACACAGACCTCATGAATGGCTTGTCCAATGACAAGGAGGCTTTCCGCTTCTTGTCCACCTATCTCCAACCAACGGGCATTGTCACTACCAAAGGACCGATGATTCGCGCGGCCAAAAAGGAAGGGATGCTGACGATCCAGCGAGTCTTTTTGATCGATTCTACCTCTCTCACGACGACCATTAAAAACGTCTTGGAAAACCAGCCGGATGCGATTGAAATCATGCCGGGGATAGCGCCGTCTATTATTTCGTATATGAAGGAGCATTTGTCGCAGCCGATTATTTTAGGCGGGTTGATTTGGAATATGGAACAGGTTAACGAAGCGTTGAAGGGTGGAGCAGATGCTGTTTCGTTGAGTAAGTCGGAGATGTGGAACCATATGACTGTTTAG
- a CDS encoding nitric oxide synthase oxygenase, with protein sequence MEPIQLMEAAEQFIRTCYRELDKTSDETERRIQEVRQTIEQQGYYEHTAEELRHGAKMAWRNSNRCIGRFFWESLVVIDERHVETEEEMAQAMLRHIDFATNDGKIRPTITVFAPAVAGRAPMRIWNDQLIRYAGYETEHGILGDPISLSLTKLCESLGWQGKGTNYDVLPLVVQIGDRTPQFFEIPQELVLEVPIVHPDLPGFADMELQWYGVPIVSNMRMEIGGIDYLAAPFNGWYMGTEIGARNFADQERYNLLPKVAEVMGLDTSREVTLWRDKALIELNVAVLHSFKEKGVSIVDHHTASQQFKRFEEREEKCGRAVTGDWTWLVPPISGAATHIFHSLYDNTIHTPNFFYQEKPVLGKK encoded by the coding sequence ATGGAACCAATTCAACTGATGGAAGCGGCAGAGCAATTTATCCGGACATGCTATCGTGAACTGGACAAGACATCGGACGAAACCGAGCGACGAATCCAGGAAGTCCGACAGACGATCGAACAGCAGGGATACTATGAGCATACAGCAGAGGAGCTTCGTCACGGAGCAAAAATGGCCTGGCGCAACAGCAATCGATGTATTGGGCGGTTCTTTTGGGAATCGTTAGTTGTGATAGATGAGCGGCATGTCGAAACAGAAGAGGAAATGGCGCAGGCCATGCTCCGACACATCGACTTTGCCACCAATGACGGGAAGATTCGCCCGACCATCACGGTATTTGCACCTGCTGTAGCAGGCAGAGCTCCCATGCGCATCTGGAATGACCAACTGATTCGCTACGCGGGATACGAGACAGAGCACGGCATACTGGGTGACCCGATATCGCTTTCGTTGACGAAGCTATGTGAGAGCCTTGGATGGCAAGGTAAAGGCACAAACTACGACGTTTTGCCGCTTGTCGTGCAAATTGGAGATCGGACACCGCAGTTTTTTGAGATTCCTCAGGAGCTGGTCTTGGAGGTGCCGATCGTGCATCCAGATTTGCCGGGCTTTGCTGATATGGAATTGCAATGGTACGGGGTTCCTATTGTTTCGAATATGCGCATGGAGATTGGCGGTATCGACTATTTGGCCGCTCCATTTAACGGTTGGTACATGGGAACGGAGATCGGTGCGCGCAATTTCGCTGACCAAGAACGATATAACCTGCTGCCAAAGGTCGCAGAGGTCATGGGGCTCGATACGAGCAGGGAAGTGACACTTTGGAGAGACAAAGCGCTCATCGAGCTGAATGTAGCCGTCCTGCATTCCTTCAAGGAAAAAGGAGTATCGATTGTCGATCACCACACGGCGAGCCAGCAATTCAAGCGATTTGAGGAAAGAGAAGAGAAATGTGGTCGAGCCGTTACGGGTGACTGGACATGGCTGGTTCCGCCGATCTCTGGAGCAGCTACGCATATTTTCCACAGTCTGTACGACAACACCATCCATACGCCGAATTTCTTTTACCAGGAAAAGCCTGTGCTCGGTAAAAAATAA
- a CDS encoding RNA polymerase sigma factor has translation MDTKQIEELVDEIIQGADDRYATIMKSYQTPIFHYCYHILGNRFEAEDATQEVFFKAYRSLKKYSPTMPFAAWLYKIAYHHCIDLIRKRKWTQLLPFLMQDKESQSDIERHIENVYFSEDVFLAMQTLSVEERTLLLLRGVEEKTYEEISLIMNKNAASLRKKFERTASKFRSAYSPFGKGGSTHDESKQIAREY, from the coding sequence GTGGACACGAAACAGATAGAAGAACTCGTGGATGAGATCATTCAGGGAGCGGATGACCGCTACGCTACCATCATGAAAAGCTACCAAACCCCGATATTTCACTACTGCTACCACATCTTGGGGAATCGGTTCGAAGCAGAGGATGCCACACAGGAGGTCTTCTTCAAGGCTTATCGTAGCTTGAAAAAATACAGTCCAACCATGCCCTTTGCAGCTTGGCTTTATAAAATAGCCTATCACCATTGCATCGATCTCATCAGAAAAAGGAAATGGACACAGCTGTTGCCATTTTTGATGCAGGACAAAGAGTCTCAATCAGACATCGAGCGGCATATTGAAAATGTTTATTTCAGTGAGGATGTATTTCTTGCTATGCAGACACTCTCGGTAGAGGAAAGAACGCTTCTCTTGCTGCGAGGCGTGGAAGAAAAGACCTACGAGGAAATTTCCTTGATCATGAACAAAAACGCTGCCAGTCTGCGCAAAAAATTCGAGCGTACGGCATCGAAGTTCCGATCCGCTTATTCTCCTTTCGGGAAAGGAGGGTCAACTCACGATGAGTCCAAACAAATCGCACGAGAATATTAA